TTCCAAATTAATTCAAATGAATCAAATTCGAATGAACCATCTGATGATATGTCTAAACCCTCGGTATACTCCGAAAGGTCATGTAAATAAAGGGAATATAAATTCTTAAGAATATGCTTTTCATCTGAGGAAATTTGATTTAAGGAAACAGTCATTGTTATACCTCTTTTACATTTAATCAAACCTCTTAATTATTTCGACATAAACTTTCATTTGCCCTTCATGAACCTTTCCTGCCCCCTTAGTGCCATAAGAAAAAGCTGCCTTGAAGACGGCCCCGATCTTCAGCAAGCGCACCCGTTAGTTCAATAACCAAGTATCAAACTCACAAACAACATTTCCTGTATCTTGTAGTATTGAGGCCATACCCTTTGCAGCGTTGGTGAACGTACTAGTGATGTCAGTACGCTTCCGTTGTAAAATTCAATGCTAGTAAATTATACAAAACTATTTAAATATTAATTTATTTACGAAACTTTTCAAATAAAATGCTACCCATTGAAAATGAGTAGCAAGTAATAAAAGTTATTTGAAAATAATTTGTAGTTTTCCATATACTTTGCCAGAGGAATATCCATCTTTCACATCAACATAAAATTTACCAATTTTCATACCTGTGAATACTGTACTTCCACCTGCTAAGCTATGATAGCCTGTGCACTTTCCAGTACTCGCATTGCAAAGACGAGCCCATAAGTTACTATAATTAGTCAATAACACACTTCCAGAAGCGGTCTTTAAATAAATTGGGGAAACTAGTTCTACCTCTAAGTCACTACCTTTGTTAGGATTTCCAATTTCTCCATCCCATTTTCCATCTTCTGTTTGAAAAGAATACTGAGGAACACTTGCTTGAGCAGTAGAAGTACTAAATGCCATTCCACCTACCAGAACTAACACAAACGTACTTAAGATTGAAAATAAGCTTTTTATGTTATTTCCTCCTCCAATCTTTTATCCCTTTTATAATATCAAAATGAACTAATTATTCAAATAGTTAAAAATAACCAAATATTCTTAGATTATTCAAAAGAAATAAGCAAAAACCCTTCAGAGTATATTCTGAAGGGAATTTATATTACATATGAATCGAGTTAAATCTTATATAACATTATGAGGGGGCATTGCTTATTAAATGTTATTGAGGAGCTTTTGTTTGCAGCAACTTCAACCCCATACCAATAAAAATTATTCCTGTTATTTTGTTTAAAATCATTCCTACCTTTTGGTTTCCTCTTAGTTTTTTTGTAGCATAAGAAGAGAAAGTTGCAATAAATAGACACCATAGAAATCCAGTGAATGTAAAAGTAAGTCCTAAGATGATAAAAGGAATAGGACCTGAAGCCTTTGTATCTATAAATTGCGGGAGAAACGCAATAAAAAATAAAGAAACTTTTGGATTCGTAAGACTTGTTAAAAGTCCTTGTATATATAACTTTCTAATGTTTAGTTTACTGGATGGAGCACTATCAAAACTTGCATTTGTTTTATCGATCAACATTCTAATTCCCAAATACATCAAATAAATAACACCAACAATTTTAATTGTGTTAAATAAAATAATAGATTTTGTAAGAATGATTGATAAACCCAAAGCAACAAATAACGTATGGATTAAAGATCCTGTAATAATACCAAAAACAGAATAAACACCTGCTTGTCTTCCTTGTGAAATACTTCTTCCCACAATATACATTGTATCTGCACCAGGAATAAGATTTAATAGAATTCCTGTTAGTAAAAAAACCTCGTAATTATTGATTCCGTACATTTTAGCACCTCTTTTAATTTTTTTGGTGCCCTTATTGATATTAAATAAAATTGTATGAAAAGAAAAGATTTTTTTGTTTTTTTAAACTTCTCTTAAAGTTATGACGATTCAAATTGCATCTTAACATATCTCCTTATTCAACTAAACTGCCCCGTTAGTTGAATAAGAAAAATCAAAAGCATTGTTTAACAGAGTCTATTTTAAAGAAGTAACAATCAAAAAAGCTTGTAAAAGTCTACTTTTACGAACGGTAGCGACAATGCTATACCACCCATTTCGGAAATTTTATACACTAAGAGAATTCCAACCTAAAAAGTCGACCTCCTTTACGTGAACTGCACCCCAATTGTTAGACACAACTAACAATTGGAGGTGCAGTTCACCTCTACGTTAAGGAATCGACTTTTTTTACTTTTCATTGATGCTTTGCCGGTGTTCGTGCCGGTGTTGGTGCTTTTGCTCGTGTTGATGTTTTTGCTGGTGTTGGTGCTTTTGCTTTCAGAGTTATTCACCACCTTATTTAATATTCGTAATTATTTTACCTAACAATTCTAGAACCATTCATAAAAAATAAGATGACAATTTCATCAATAAATAATTTAAACAAATATTAATGAACAATACGAAGTCACTAGTTTGTTGAACTATCTTGCCCCTTTAGTTTCATAAGGAAAAGCTGCCTTAAAGAAAGCTCTGATCTTCAGCTAACGCACCCGTTAGTTTAAGTACATTTTTTCACAATCTTATGTTTTGAACATCAAACATTTAAGAAACAATCTAAAAAAATAATTTCTTTTTAACACATAATTGAGGATTCGTGATTAATTTAGCTTTCGCTATTCCTCGCTTAAATCTTACATTGTTTAACCATTCAACAATTGCTTTTGCATCAAAATTAGGGTGAATTCTTTCCCCATTTTCTAAAGCCCAATATTCTGTATTCTTTTCCTCGTCAAAAATCCAATTTAGAAAGTACTCCTGAATACTGTTCATCTTCCTACCTATTTTTGTTGAACAAGAAATGTATTGAATAAAATCTTCACCAAAGTCAATTTTTATAATCATAAGAGTTTAACTCCTTAAAATCGTTTTGAAATTAAGGCTATTATAGCATTCCTTATTAAACTAACCTGCCCCGTTAGTGCCATAAGAAAAAGCTGTCTTAAAGACAGCTCCAATCTTCAGCTAACGCACCCGTTAGTTTGAGTACATTTCTTCACAAACTTTGGTTGTAATTCTATAAAAAAAGGAACTGCTTTCACAGTTCCCCTTCTAGATATTTTCCCAATGAGCAACTAGAGCCAGTCTGCACTTTCATCAGCAAATCTTTGTAAGTCATTCATAAAAACACTTGCATGATAACCATCACAAACAGCATGATGAATTTGTAACGAAACAGGTAAGAACCATTCATCTTTTATTTGTGAATATTTACCCCCAGTTATAATGGGTAAGAGAAAATCTCCAACATTATTAATATTTAAATTAAATGCTGTAAAAGAACTCCAAGGGATCATAGATATCGGAATATTATTATCTGGTACAGGAGTCTTTGGAAATAAACCACCCGTACCACTGTATTCTTCTACATCTTTCTCATACTGAGAATGAAATTCAGAAAACCTACTTACATTTGGTGACCAGATGCTAGAAAATGTGTATGTCTTCTTATCAAAAATTGTATAAGAAGGCAAAATTTCTGACCAATAACCTAAATTCCCTTCTGGGTTAAAACTGGTTTTAAATTCTCGATGGGAATTAACTATATTTGTAACCATAAAAATAAACGCAGGATATAACTTATAATTCTTCTTCTTTAAGTTCTTCATAAGAACAGTAATATTAATTTCATTCGTTATACTGAATGTTGTTTGTTGTTGTAAATAGTGTTCGAAGTACTCTTTTCGATACCAATTTTCACGATCAATTATATTAAATTTCATATACAACGCCTCCTAATATGTTTTATTTGATTTAGGAGGCTATTTCCTCTGCTTTTTTCATACAATCATCCTTTTGTAAACTAATTTATACCACAACATTATCAAGTATTCCTAGACTAAAATCAACTTACAGATATTACTTTCTTCAATTAACTACCCCGATACTTGCATAAAGAAAAAGCTGCCTTAAAGACAGCTCTGATCTTCAGCTAACGCACCCGTTAGTTGTATAATTATTTATTTTCCAAAGAAAAAGAAATACAGTGCTAATAAATATATACAAATGTATACCCAAGAACCCATTATCAAGAAAAAATTAAAACATCCTTTATTTTTTCTATTTAGTATTACATTTAAAATAGCCACTATTACCATTAAAATATATAAAGGTGCTACCGCTAATTTTGAGATAAGTTCTGGAAAGGGCATTTCCATTAATTTGTCATCCACATTATCTCCCCCTAACTTAAGTCTAATATTAGCGTAATTATCCAATTCTTTGTTCAACTAACCTGCCCCTTTAGTTCATTAAGGGTTTTTCACTTTTTTTCGAATGTATGATAATGTTAAAAATCGCACATTAAAAAAACCGCCAATTGACGACCTTTTTCTTAAACATTTAGTTCCAGATGTGTTCCTTGAGTTTCTTGATTTTAAAGCCAAGGAACACTATTACACATACCATATAAATCCCAAGATATACAAAAGGTAACTTTTCTGAAAGCATCCAGTAAGTACTAAAGGCGATTAATAATATATACATTAGAAAATCAAAAATTTTAGATTTCATAGATTATTCTCCGATCATAGGATTAACTTTATAAATTTATACCATTATTATACAATGTTTTCTTAACAAAACTGAATAAGCGTATTTTTCACTTCACTTGAATGTGCGTTTATGGGAATTATCATACATTAAGAATTGGCATATTAATCATATTTAATTAGTATTTTTCAAAGTAAGGTAAAGTGTCTTTCATTCAAAACGGCAAACTCATAGTAACTGTTCTTATATTAAAGCCCATTTTTTTCGTACAGTTTAATAGCTTGGTTCTCTGCAAAAGCGCTTAGTCGAACTTCCGAGTATCCATCTTGTTTTAGAAGGTCAATGGCAGTTCTCATAAGCCTTTTAGAAATTCCATTCCCTCTAAATTCTTCTATAACAAATAGTTCATAAATAAATCCATTCATCTTATCAGTAAATTGGTCTTTACTTGCCCCTATAAGAACCCAGCCCATTAATTTATCGTCTTCTGTTGCTATTAAATAATAGCTTCCCTTTTCAAGAAGTGGTTCAACAAGTTTTTCTATTTTTTCATTTGTTGGTTTTACTTCACCCAATGTGCCATCAAAAACAGCCTGTGGTGAAAGTAACATAACCTTTTTAAGTTCCGAGTCGTTAGGTTTTCTAATATCCATTAATTGAGTCAGTCCTTTCAATATCTTTTTATAAAGTTTAACATTACATCCCATTAATTCCCTTCCAAAGTCCATAATTACGTGATTTCTTATGCAACTATCCTGACCCGTTAGTTCACTAAGAAAATGTTTTCTTAGTAATTTATGCATCCGGATACGACATAAAAAGAAGCCAACAGACTAGCTGCTGACTTTTATAACTTCCTTATTAAACTAATGCCCGTTAATTTAAGAAAAACAACTATAATGTGGTTATGTTTTTAACTTTCGTTATTAGATAGGTATTCTGCTACATCTTTTGGAACTTTAAAATGCAAATTTAGTTTCTTGGTCCTGAATTCGATATAAGGACTGTCTTTATATGTAATAATTGTAGCGATTTGTTTAAGTTCCTTTTTAACAGTTATAGGCTCACCAAGTTTGACTGTATCCTCTTGGTACATCTTATAAATATATCCTTTAGTCGAATTTGAAGGACTATCCACAATACTCCATTTATCAACTTCAAGTGCATTAACAAATTCATTTACATCTTCTTGATTGTCAATAACGTTTAAAACCAATTCCGGATTTTCTTCTGACGATACTTCTATCTTTTGGGATTTACCAAGCCCAGGGTCTTTTTTCAAGTCTTCTTTTTCTATACTGCATCCGAAAATATAGATACGCTAAAGGCAAATATAAATTTCATACAAACTTTTTTAATAATTGTTGTCCTCCCTCCAAGAAACAGAACCAAACACTCATTCACTAAATCAAGAAAATTTTAACATTTATTGATTATTATTACTATACCTCTACAATCTAAATTAAAAATAATAAAACCAAACTATAAATTACTTCACTTAAACGATCCCGCCGCTTTAGCGCCACAAGAAAAAGAGCTGCCGAAGCAGCTCCCTTATTAAAATTCCGCCCGCCCCGCGGAAAGCGAGCATCTGGAGGGGAAATCCACCACACCGCACTACTTGGTAAATAGCAACAAAGTATGCGAAAACAGCCTTTATCTATTATGGTCCATAAAAAATCATAAATAGCATTAGCAATATGTTTAATATGAACAATATCTTACCAAAGAGATTTTTTATGGCTAAAACAGAAAATACAATTGAAATTAAGAATGAAAAAATTGCGAGTTTTGATGGAAAATACACAATGTCTAAAATGCCTATCATAGGAAAATACAAAAATAACATGCTAACAAATATAAATATCATTGAAAAAAGTAATGCTATCGTGATGTAAATATAAGTTCTAACTTTTTTCAGTTGTTGTTTCTCATAACTATTATCAACCATTTTGTCCTCCTAATATTAAATTTCTTTAATCAACCTGTACCTAATGCTATTCTCTATCTGAACAATAAAGACCTTCTACAACTATCCTGCCCCTTTAGTTCCATAAAGAAAGAGCTGCCTTAAAGACAGCTCTGATCTTCAGCTAACGCGCCCGAAAGTTCTATAAGGGGTAGCGTCAGGAATATGCGGATTTATAATGTTAAGGAAATTTCGATACTAAAAAGCCCAATTTCTCAGCATTAAAATTGAGAAATCGGGCTTTTTTCGTTACTCCATTAAAGCGCACTTTAACGGGACAATTCTATTCGTCATTCAACCGTTTCATAATCAACCTTCGTTGTAAACTGTTTATTGGTTTAACTTAAGCGGCACCCTCTCAGCTCTTTAAACTCCTCAACTGGGCTTCTGCTGATATCCCGACAGTCAATAACTACATCAACAATAAAGATTACTTACTTACTTTTAAAAGAAACTGATCGATTCGTTCTTTTTGCCGTAAGTGGTGCCGGAAATGCATTTCGATTAGTTGAAAATATTCCTCTGCATTTAAATACCCCATTCTCCGGTGCTGAACTTTCCGGCTGGCCGGAATGTCAGAGAGCTTTCTCTCTATCTCTTGCATTTCCTCAATGATTTGAAGCAGTCCTTCCTTTACTTCTTCTTTTCCTGTAGGGTTTGGCGGTGTAAAATCCGGTGTATCCGGACCTTTTAACCTGATTGGAGGAAACTTTCCTTCTTTGAAAATCGATTCGCCTATTTCTGTTTTTTTACCGTCATCGGAAGTAGTGCCATTAGCGCATTGCTTAATGGCTTTCAATTGAAGATGAAGGGTGCTCTTTATTAAATGATTG
This sequence is a window from Brevibacillus sp. JNUCC-41. Protein-coding genes within it:
- a CDS encoding LysE family translocator, with translation MYGINNYEVFLLTGILLNLIPGADTMYIVGRSISQGRQAGVYSVFGIITGSLIHTLFVALGLSIILTKSIILFNTIKIVGVIYLMYLGIRMLIDKTNASFDSAPSSKLNIRKLYIQGLLTSLTNPKVSLFFIAFLPQFIDTKASGPIPFIILGLTFTFTGFLWCLFIATFSSYATKKLRGNQKVGMILNKITGIIFIGMGLKLLQTKAPQ
- the catA gene encoding type A chloramphenicol O-acetyltransferase, which translates into the protein MKFNIIDRENWYRKEYFEHYLQQQTTFSITNEINITVLMKNLKKKNYKLYPAFIFMVTNIVNSHREFKTSFNPEGNLGYWSEILPSYTIFDKKTYTFSSIWSPNVSRFSEFHSQYEKDVEEYSGTGGLFPKTPVPDNNIPISMIPWSSFTAFNLNINNVGDFLLPIITGGKYSQIKDEWFLPVSLQIHHAVCDGYHASVFMNDLQRFADESADWL
- a CDS encoding DinB family protein; this translates as MDTKVILKRFEQVATYYIEELSKYSLDEFTRKPSKDEWSLGQMYNHLIKSTLHLQLKAIKQCANGTTSDDGKKTEIGESIFKEGKFPPIRLKGPDTPDFTPPNPTGKEEVKEGLLQIIEEMQEIERKLSDIPASRKVQHRRMGYLNAEEYFQLIEMHFRHHLRQKERIDQFLLKVSK